Below is a genomic region from Chloroflexota bacterium.
GAGATTCTATCTCAGCCTCAGTATCTGTCGCTGCGACGGTTTTCCTCCCTCCCTGGTATGTACTTTCCTGAACAAGGTACATGCGGAAAAGGTCTCTAAAAGTTTCGAAGTCATTCCGGTTCTCGCCTATGCTGGTGAACAAAGCAGATGGTTCAAAGGCTTCCTCTCGGTGCGCCGTGCCAACCAAGGGATGTGCCCGGTGCCCCTGTTCCACCAAAATCATAGCTCGTTCAATAAATGCCTTGGCCGTTGGAGCGGAACGAAGTAAAACAATCTCATCGTACCACTCTTTGTTGGGGTCATCCCTTTCTTTCATCCTGGCATGGTAAATGCCAGAGGCAACCGCTTTTGCCATCTTACGTACGGCCTCATGATTACCAGACCACCTTCCGTAGCTCATTTCAAATACCTCCTTCACGTACTCCGGTTTTATGAAAATTTGTTGATAACGCTGCCGTTGTAAGCGTTCCTGAGATGTGATCATCGTTGAGAGGTGCTTGCCAACCGGCTGCATTAACCAGTAGCCCATTGCAAGAGCATCAGAAGTCATACTGGTCGATTGATAGCTCCTTCCCTGCCTAGCCCATGCCTTGCCAACTAGCTCTCGGAAGACGTAGTATGTATGACCAACGAAGTCTGGAGACCTCATCTTGCCAACCGCTGTAGAGGCAATCGTAATCAGACCAGAATAGTTGTCACTGCGTTGTCTACCAAGGTTCGTGCTGAAAGTCACTGCGGTAAGCCGTTCTTGATAACCTTCGGCAAACAGAGATGTCTTAAGCGCCAAAAGAATCAGTGCCTGAGCGCAGAGGACATTAGGCAAGCCAATCCCCCTGAGAGGGCTGACCACTCTCGAGAGATCCACCCCTCCCTCGAAGATAGGCAAGAATATGATGTTACCAGACTGCTCTGTCCGTCTCTTGCCAACGAAAGCGAGCAAGCAATGCGACAACGGAATCTGTGCTAAACACTCCTTCTTAGAGGTCTGGCCTGTCTGCAATGTTTCATAAGTGTGGGCTGAGATACCACGAATGCCTGACTGAAGGACAGCATCCAAGCCTGTCTCGGCTTGGACAAATACATCACCTTCAAGAGCTGACCCGGCTATCAGTGATGCTCTAAGCGCCTGGCAGTAAGATTCGGCAGCCAGTTTCTTCTTATTTCCCCGTATACTCTTAAAAGCTGACTGGTCTCTGCCAGTCATGCGTTTGGCACGAAACTGACCACTCACAAACCATTCATTCCCGTTGTCATGGATGCGAACGTCCTCTCTGAGACCCACGTACAAATCTATGGCGCCATAAAGACGTAGCGCGTCGAAAAATGGCAAACCTGTTTTTGATATGTGAAGGACAATTTGCTCTCCACCAAAATCTTTCAGGGCTGAAGCAGCAGTAGACCAGTCGAAATTGATCACAATGTCACTCTCCATTGCTCAAGTTCTCTTCCCGCTGCATCCTCACGGTCTGCCATCAGGATAGCACGTCCCACCAAGGCATAAATGGGGAAAAGATCATCGTTAGGCAAGAGCAAAGGGACCACGACATTTGCTGGTTTTTGCTTTCCTGCCTCCAAGATTTCTTTTGCCCTCTCTTTGGCCTCTGTAGACACGTTTACTTCTTGGAGCACACTTGTGATAAAGTCTGATGCCATTGGTGAAGGATCAAATTCGTAGTTAACCGTGGCTGGATTCAACAAGCTAGAATGATGTCGAGCTGACGCCAGGGCAATAGCCCTGATTAGGTAGTTGACAGAAGGTGGAAATCCTATCAGTTCACAAGCTCGGAGACAAGCGAGATAACCAGGTGGCGTGTGGGGGAGACCGATGTGTTCTGCTCTCTTGGCGGTTCGCCCAATAAGCCCAACAGGGCATTCGGGATCAATTTCACGTGCTCTTACTTGCCATTTCCAGTCAGCCTTGCCAAGATCATGAAATCCTGCCACAAGCGTTGCTATTTGAGCGATTGCATTAACCACCTCCTCCGAATCTTTTTGAGGCTCTAGTGTTTGAATGATCTTTGCCAATGCTCTCCGATAGGCACCATCAGAGCCTAGCCGTTCATATGTTCCTCGCATAACCCCTTTGGTATGTTCCAAGAGAGTTTGCCGCCCGCGCTTTTGTGGATAAGTTTGCTCTCTTTTTGAGATAGGTCGCCATTCACTACTTAAGATTGCACCGTTGTCCTGGGAGCTGTCCCCGAAGCAAAGACCTTTTACCCGGTGCAGATAGGCAATTGTAGAAGGAACAATTACGACGTCACCAGTTTGCACATAATCAGCAGGTTTGATCTTGGTTTCCCCTTCCTCGTAGCGAATAACTTTTGCCTTACCTCTCGCTTCGCGGAGTAAGCTCCAGGCACGTCCAAGGGAAATCGACGACGTTTCTGGACGTTGACCTTCATCGAGCATGTTCTGCCAATTATGATCAAGTGACGGGCCATAAACCGCTGCCTCAACAGATACGATTTCGCGAAAGATGCTCGCAATTTCACCTGGGCTGTGCTGTTGGGCGGCGCGATCAAACAAGTTCAGAGCAAAAGTTGTCTCATTGAGAGAACGCTCCACAGACTTTTTTGCCTTTTTGGGGTCGCCACCCCATGCCTTATTGATCCACTCTTGTTCGACTGCCCAACTCAATAATCCGTTCGGCAGCGATTTTATGGCTGCACGAACAAAGTCGGGCCTGTAAGGAAGTTCGAGTCCGTGCTTCCTTTCTTCCATCTCAGCCTTAGGTGCGGTAATAACCACGAACTCACCCTTGGTCTCACCTTTACGGAACCAGCGGGCACACCTCCCTGCACGCTGCACTAACGTGTCTACGGGGGCTGGATCAGAAATGACCTGTGGTGCTGATATGTTCAAGCCAGCCTCGGCTACTTGGTTTGTCAATAATATCCAACTTCCATTTGGGCTGCCCTTGCCGAAACACTGGTGAACTTTCTCTTCAGCTTCGGTTCGCCAGTTGCGAGGCATGCGATTGTGGAGGACAATTATCCTATCAGGGTCTATGCCACCCGCGATTAGCCTGTCATACGTTTCTTGAAGACGTTCCACAGTGTTAGCAAAATAGATGCATTTACTCGTGCATAGCTTCAATCTGTCATCTAGTGGCTTGTAGTCAAGCTGCTTTTTTCCGCCGGTCTTTTGTGTCGTTTTGAGTTCCAGCGTGGATACCTCCACCTTCCGATTGCTTTCACGCAGTTGCAATCCTTCATCATCGGTTGTGTCATCGCTACCAACGACCATCAATTCCAAGCTTAATCGTTCGGCTATTTGTTGCGCCACCTCTTTCTGCAGGGTAGCGGTGAGCACCACAGTTTGCAGACCGAGCCTTCTTCGGAAGTCGATTATTGCCAGCAGAATTGACAAAGCTTGCTCAGATATCCCCCAGGCGAGATGAACCTCATCTAGGATCAAGCGCGACATCAAAAGAGCTCCAGCAACAGCATGCCCAGCCTTCAAAGGAAGACTCAAGGGCAATCCGGGGACTCCACAGACTACCTGATCATAAGTGGTAACGACCACTTCTTCGCTGAAAAGCACACTCTCCTGAACGTCTCCGTGATGGATTACTGCTCTGATTGGTTTCTCGTCTCTCTTGAGCGCGGAAATCTCTTTTCTAATGTCATGTCCTAAGGCTCGCAGTGGGACCGAATATACCGTTTTTCGCGGTGCGTCCCTGATATCGGCAGTTACAGCAAAAGTCTTTCCTAGACCTGTTGGGGCAACCAACAGTAGGCTGTTGCCCTTC
It encodes:
- the cas3 gene encoding CRISPR-associated helicase Cas3' codes for the protein MIGYETDLTPTRFQAQAQEKLKKGNSLLLVAPTGLGKTFAVTADIRDAPRKTVYSVPLRALGHDIRKEISALKRDEKPIRAVIHHGDVQESVLFSEEVVVTTYDQVVCGVPGLPLSLPLKAGHAVAGALLMSRLILDEVHLAWGISEQALSILLAIIDFRRRLGLQTVVLTATLQKEVAQQIAERLSLELMVVGSDDTTDDEGLQLRESNRKVEVSTLELKTTQKTGGKKQLDYKPLDDRLKLCTSKCIYFANTVERLQETYDRLIAGGIDPDRIIVLHNRMPRNWRTEAEEKVHQCFGKGSPNGSWILLTNQVAEAGLNISAPQVISDPAPVDTLVQRAGRCARWFRKGETKGEFVVITAPKAEMEERKHGLELPYRPDFVRAAIKSLPNGLLSWAVEQEWINKAWGGDPKKAKKSVERSLNETTFALNLFDRAAQQHSPGEIASIFREIVSVEAAVYGPSLDHNWQNMLDEGQRPETSSISLGRAWSLLREARGKAKVIRYEEGETKIKPADYVQTGDVVIVPSTIAYLHRVKGLCFGDSSQDNGAILSSEWRPISKREQTYPQKRGRQTLLEHTKGVMRGTYERLGSDGAYRRALAKIIQTLEPQKDSEEVVNAIAQIATLVAGFHDLGKADWKWQVRAREIDPECPVGLIGRTAKRAEHIGLPHTPPGYLACLRACELIGFPPSVNYLIRAIALASARHHSSLLNPATVNYEFDPSPMASDFITSVLQEVNVSTEAKERAKEILEAGKQKPANVVVPLLLPNDDLFPIYALVGRAILMADREDAAGRELEQWRVTL